In Macadamia integrifolia cultivar HAES 741 chromosome 13, SCU_Mint_v3, whole genome shotgun sequence, one DNA window encodes the following:
- the LOC122059932 gene encoding cysteine-rich receptor-like protein kinase 25 isoform X2, whose amino-acid sequence MRLPFPSKAICTFQLFATIALLFEIPSISKADDPTLWSCYDSANYTSGSQFESNLNNTFSSLYANTPSTLFNTTVAGDDPDRVYGLVQCRGDATQDECRNCVNNSTAEIVQLCPQRKEGVIRYWGCVLRYSDKDFFGQIGNNGLTVYTFPVDNVTTDVALFNERVLDLMENLSLAAAGSPSKFATGRNISVNNFNFVYGMLQCTSDLSDNTCYSCLQNIIADIPSCCNWRSGGNVYTDSCFLRYDSYLFFNWLSPPPPSPTQASPPASSPPPPVNGGATTTTNTTRGKGDGKVTLIIICSLVIPVVSVTTLVIAVRVWWLRRNLRKEKGTGKTGDVDSLLFDLKTLKVATGGFSDSNKIGQGGGGTVYKGKLLDGREIAVKRLSRNSPQSSEEMRTEILLVAKLQHRNLVRLLGCCLEEHEKLLVYEYLPNLSLDHYLFHHVKRLLLDWERRHKIIEGIARGLLYLHQDSQLRIIHRDLKASNVLLDEEMNPKISDFGLARLFQGDQTHDQTKQIAGTYGYMPPEYAVHGQFSTKSDVYSFGVLVLEIVTGMASLGQWNSI is encoded by the exons ATGAGGCTTCCTTTTCCATCAAAAGCCATTTGCACCTTTCAGTTGTTTGCAACTATTGCTTTATTGTTTGAGATCCCCTCCATATCTAAAGCTGATGATCCAACGCTCTGGTCCTGTTATGACTCCGCAAATTACACTTCTGGCAGCCAATTCGAAAGTAATCTCAATAACACCTTCTCTTCCCTATATGCTAATACTCCCTCCACCCTTTTCAACACCACCGTGGCCGGCGATGACCCTGACCGTGTATATGGTCTGGTTCAGTGCAGAGGAGACGCCACCCAAGATGAGTGCCGGAACTGTGTGAATAATTCGACCGCTGAGATCGTTCAACTTTGTCCTCAGCGAAAGGAAGGAGTGATACGCTATTGGGGTTGTGTCTTACGCTACTCAGACAAGGATTTCTTCGGCCAAATCGGCAATAATGGCCTTACAGTCTACACCTTTCCAGTGGACAACGTGACCACAGATGTGGCTCTGTTTAACGAAAGGGTTCTAGATCTAATGGAAAACTTGTCGCTTGCGGCTGCTGGTAGCCCTTCCAAGTTCGCGACTGGACGGAACATCTCTGTGAATAACTTTAATTTTGTATATGGGATGTTGCAGTGCACAAGCGACTTGTCGGACAATACCTGTTACTCCTGCCTGCAAAACATAATTGCAGACATCCCAAGCTGTTGTAATTGGCGATCGGGAGGGAATGTGTATACTGACAGTTGCTTCTTAAGATACGATTCTTATCTCTTTTTTAACTGGTTATCTCCTCCACCTCCGTCCCCAACGCAGGCATCTCCACCAGCATCATCCCCACCCCCGCCGGTTAATGGTGGAGCCACCACTACAACCAATACAACACGAGGAAAAGGAGatg GAAAGGTAACCTTAATAATTATTTGTTCTCTGGTCATTCCTGTGGTTAGTGTTACAACATTAGTGATTGCTGTTCGGGTATGGTGGCTACGGAGGAacttgaggaaagaaaaag GGACAGGCAAGACAGGAGATGTGGATTCGCTATTGTTTGATTTGAAGACTCTAAAAGTTGCCACTGGAGGCTTTTCTGATTCAAATAAGATTGGTCAGGGAGGGGGTGGTACTGTTtataag GGTAAACTATTGGATGGGCGTGAAATAGCTGTGAAAAGGCTTTCAAGGAATTCCCCTCAAAGTTCAGAGGAGATGAGAACTGAGATACTTCTAGTTGCCAAACTTCAACATAGGAACTTAGTTAGACTTCTCGGTTGTTGTTTGGAAGAACACGAGAAGCTGCTTGTCTATGAATACTTGCCTAACTTGAGCCTTGACCACTATTTGTTCC ACCATGTAAAGCGTCTGTTGTTAGATTGGGAAAGACGGCACAAAATCATCGAAGGGATTGCTCGGGGACTACTTTATCTTCATCAAGATTCTCAGCTTAGGATAATTCATCGGGACTTGAAGGCCAGCAATGTTTTATTAGATGAAGAAATGAAtcctaaaatttcagattttgggtTGGCCAGACTTTTCCAAGGAGATCAAACTCATGACCAAACAAAGCAGATTGCTGGGACATA TGGATATATGCCACCAGAGTATGCTGTTCA